The genome window GTTGGGGCATCGAGAGGCTTTCGCCCGCGCCGAACATTTCGGTATACTGCTTGCTGTATCCTCTGGGGGGCAGAGTGTTCAGGCGTTCACTGACGAAACGCCGCCAGAGGGGGGCCTGAATAAGCGGCCCGTTCTCACGGTAATGGCAGGAAGCGAAATACAGGTTCACTGGCGCATGGAGTGCGAATATCCCCATGGTGTGCTTAAGAATGTAGGCGTTCACTTTTTTGTAGTGCACGAACAAAAGGCTGGCCAGAAGCCGGTGCCCGATCCGAGTGGATCCGCTGGGGTTGTGGATAACAGTTTCACCATGGATTTTAAGCCTCATACCGTGGCCACTGGTATGATTCGTTTCCGGATTACGGACCCCGGCACCTACCTAATTCGCATCCAGAGCGAAAATACCTATCAGATAGCCGGCCATGAGCACTTTTCTGCCGTTGACCTCGTAGTGCAATAGATGCGTGTGTTGAGTTATACCGCGGGGTCCGTATACTCACCACGTTGTTGTGCACGCATCTCTTTCAAGATGCTGTTACCAGCTAAAATAAACAGGATCGCCGACGGTAGTAGCTTAATGGGGAGTAGCAACGGTTCGAGGAAGCCTGGGAAAAAGGGGATAAGCCGACCTAGAGGCAGTGCCCAAAGCAGAAGTAGCCAAAAGCCCCAGCCCAGGTAGCGGAAAGCTTGCTGAGCGTTCCTGCCACGGCATTTACTTGATACCCATTGTGCTCCGATGCCAAGCAAAATGGGCAGTACCCACAGAAGAAAGAAGCTAAGCATAGAAAGTCTCCTTCAGCAAAGCGAACTTTTGAGTGTCTGTCAACCTTGACGTACCGCTATTTACTCATATACTACTACGTAAAGGATGAGCTTAGGTTGCAGCATCTTGATGGATGTATTCTCTGCGTGAGGATGGGCTTGCTTCTGTGATTGGAGCCTTTTGACCGGATTAGCGGGTAAGCTGAAACAGAGCCGTTTTAAGAGAGGGAATACAGATGTTTCGGAGGCCACTGAGAATATCAAAGGTTATCTGCATTGGAATAGCTATTGTCGCACTATGTGCTTTGGAAGGGTGTTTTGCGCCCGAAGTGCCGCCTGGCAAGATAAAGTTGGTTGTGTGGGGTATGCAGCTTGGAGAAGAGACGGCCGGGCTGGAGGCACGTATCGCTGCATTTGAAAAGATGCATCCCAACATCGTTGTGAGCGTGCTCGGTATGGGGGCAGGAAACATGGACCCTCAGAAGCTGATGACCTCCATCGTTGGCAATGTGCCCCCAGATGTTATTCACCAAGACAGGTTTACCATAGGGGATTGGGCTTCAAGGGATACTTTTCTCCCTTTAGACAATCTCATTGCGCGGGACAGAAACAAGCCCTTTGGGGTTAGGCCGGAAGATTACTATCCAGCTTGTTGGCGAGAGGCAACCTATACAAATCCCAAGACCGGGGAGAAACATGTGTTCGCAATACCGGATTCCACGGACGATAGAGCTTTATTTTACAACAAAGCGCTGTTTCGTGAAGCGGGGATAGTAGATGCGAAAGGGAATCCTATGCCGCCGCGCACTTGGGATGAGCTTCTACAAGACGCTGTTAAGCTCACAAAGTACAATCCCGACGGTACTATCAACCGTATTGGTTTTATTCCGAATTATGGAAACTCTTGGCTCTATCTTTACGCTTGGCAGAACGATGGCGAGTTTATGTCTCCAGATGGAAAGCATTGCACAATGAATGCCAAACCCAACGTCGAGGCGCTGGCCTACATGGTGAAAGTCTATGACGCCTTGGGCGGGATTAACAAGATCAGTGCATTCCAATCGGGATTTCAGCCTAATGAGCTTGATCCCTTTCTGACAGGCAAAGTCGCGATGAAGATAGACGGTTCGTGGGTACCCGCATCTATTGCGCGGTACAAACCAGACCTTGATTTCGGCGTTGCCCCAGCTCCGGTGCCCGCAGATCGGTACTATCATCGTGGCCGTTTTGCACACGATAAGGATACTTTCGTAACTTGGGCAGGAGGCTTCTCCTACGCTATTCCTCGAGGGGCTCGTCATGTCGAGGCTGCTTGGGAGTTCATTAAATGGATGACTAGCCCTCAGGCCGCTTTAATTGATGCAGAAGCTACCAAAGCTTACGATGCATCTAAAGGACGTCCCTTTGTACCGAGTCTTTCGGCAAATCGCATGACGAATCGGGTTGTGTTTGCTAAATACGGTCCTAAAGATCCGAAGTTTAAAAAAGCCATGGAACTTTTTATCTCCATGATGGATCACGCGAGGTTTCGGCCGGTGACCTTTGTGGGACAGAGGCTGTGGGACGAGCAAGTAAGAGCCATGGATGTTGCGACACATCATCAAAAATCACCACAAGCGGCTCTAGATGAAGCGACACGTGTTGTCCAACACGAGCTTGATAAGGTTTTTGAGGAGGACACCTATCCTTTGATTCCACCTGTCGTGCCTATCGTCTTAAGTGTCATAGCAGGATGCGTTGTGCTCGGCATAGCCCTATGGCGAGTATTCCAGATTCTACGTATGCGTCAGCTGGGCAGAGCGGAGGCAATTGCGGGGTATGTCTTCATCGCACCTTGGCTTGTAGGCTTTTTGATATTTACAGCAGGACCTATGATCGCCTCTCTCTACTTTAGCTTTTGCGACTACGATGTGCTTCATCCGGCTCGATGGGTTGGTTTGCATAATTATGTCGAGATGTTTGGTCGTGACGATGGGTACTATCTGCGTGTTTCTCTATTTAATGCAATGTATGTAGCTGTTATAGGCATCCCTCTTGGAATCGTTACGAGCCTTTCGGTGGCCCTGCTGCTCAACGCGAAGGTAAAGGGCATGAGCTTCTACCGAACTGCATTTTAC of Chthonomonas calidirosea T49 contains these proteins:
- a CDS encoding extracellular solute-binding protein, which encodes MFRRPLRISKVICIGIAIVALCALEGCFAPEVPPGKIKLVVWGMQLGEETAGLEARIAAFEKMHPNIVVSVLGMGAGNMDPQKLMTSIVGNVPPDVIHQDRFTIGDWASRDTFLPLDNLIARDRNKPFGVRPEDYYPACWREATYTNPKTGEKHVFAIPDSTDDRALFYNKALFREAGIVDAKGNPMPPRTWDELLQDAVKLTKYNPDGTINRIGFIPNYGNSWLYLYAWQNDGEFMSPDGKHCTMNAKPNVEALAYMVKVYDALGGINKISAFQSGFQPNELDPFLTGKVAMKIDGSWVPASIARYKPDLDFGVAPAPVPADRYYHRGRFAHDKDTFVTWAGGFSYAIPRGARHVEAAWEFIKWMTSPQAALIDAEATKAYDASKGRPFVPSLSANRMTNRVVFAKYGPKDPKFKKAMELFISMMDHARFRPVTFVGQRLWDEQVRAMDVATHHQKSPQAALDEATRVVQHELDKVFEEDTYPLIPPVVPIVLSVIAGCVVLGIALWRVFQILRMRQLGRAEAIAGYVFIAPWLVGFLIFTAGPMIASLYFSFCDYDVLHPARWVGLHNYVEMFGRDDGYYLRVSLFNAMYVAVIGIPLGIVTSLSVALLLNAKVKGMSFYRTAFYLPSIVPVVASAVLWIWLLNGDPNRGLIDAAWKATLDRWFGWAPPGWLADAAWAKPALILQGLWGAGSGMILWLAGLQGIPQHLYEAAEIDGAGWWAKFRNVTVPMLSPYIFFNVIMGIIGTLQQFDSVYVLSGGDLSQPAGPLDSLLMPVLYLFKNAFQYFKMGFASALAWFLFVIILLLTLIQLKLAPRWVYYEAEKR